In a single window of the Falco rusticolus isolate bFalRus1 chromosome 13, bFalRus1.pri, whole genome shotgun sequence genome:
- the INPP5D gene encoding phosphatidylinositol 3,4,5-trisphosphate 5-phosphatase 1 isoform X1, with amino-acid sequence MDQGWYHGNITRSRAEDLLSKVGKDGSFLVRASESIASAYALCVLFRNCVYTYRILPDKENKLIVQASEGVPVKYFENLEELIEFYKKENMGLVWHLKYPVPREEEEAADEPEEDADLVPTPPILPPRNILMALPSSETKEVSSLPENSRVADVNKLSLSETLLQRLQYQDTSSVSDEHLKLIQDYLRVHIISDFEMVQTGSSNLPQLKKLLTLLCKGLFSEASRTLPSLESIQKVFEQQLHPGIHQRSQMLGEASPVNIVLKLNQLIALLSSIEEKVKTLLIEGPDSTHRRSLIPPVTFEVKADSLGIFSKIHLKVDVEMGKLIIKRAKDGPEDKFYTHKKILQLIKSQKVPNKLVIVLETEKEKTQRKEYVFSDSKKREGFCQLLQQMKNKHSEQPEPDMITIFIGTWNMGAAPPPKKITSWFLSKGQGKTRDDTADYIPHDIYVIGTQEDPQGEKEWLETLRQSLQEITSISFKVIAIHTLWNIRIVVLAKPEHENRISHICTDNVKTGIANTLGNKGAVGVSFMFNGTSFGFVNSHLTSGSEKKHRRNQNYTNILRFLTLGDKKLSPFNITHRFTHLFWLGDLNYRVEQPPTEAENIIQKIRQQQYPELLAFDQLLIERKDQKVFLQFEEEEITFAPTYRFERGTREKYAYTKQKATGMKYNLPSWCDRVLWKSYPMVHVVCQSYGCTTDIMTSDHSPVFATFEVGVTSQFVSKNDSKYTDSQGEIEFLHCYATLKTKSQTKFYIEFHSSCLESFVKSQEGENEDGNEGELVVKFTDALPKLTPIISDPEYLLDQHILISVKSSDSDESYGEGCIALRIEATESLVPIHTVLTHHGEKTGVFQGEIKLQTSQGKQREKLYDFVKIERDEIAGQKPKNISNSEPSKDWDQTNRKSKSTHLVAKEAAAIARYWGSASSSPDNPGKEDMLRSTPTDISNPNYLGMAAFSQQPSAASQLKQIPSPDQPPSPWSYEQQPKEATSIMGQSQSSYTSPSLSPLSPKTSLQPTVNRSICSRSQEYLPPELGKTTAEPLLQEEGQQKPEMFENPLYGSMGSKGKVASKKEQDYPKALRKEQLPPPLLNQSCHLTKSQEPESSKTSGKQPSPPFLVPTQRFRSYTCSGQTEEKNTGEKTQAKPKMTTLSENSAPLKKLVKPLRSEVSPSIQGQQNKPPLPSKSRAVLDMQNPKGRDYRDSSELPHAAKHRTEEGPVGRTTTPVRYLWE; translated from the exons gcATCAGAGGGTGTTCCCGTGAAATATTTCGAGAACTTGGAGGAACTGATAGAATTTTACAAGAAGGAGAACATGGGTCTGGTATGGCACCTCAAATATCCAGTGCCACgggaagaggaggaggctgcagaTGAACCAGAGGAGGATGCTG aCCTGGTACCCACGCCTCCTATCCTGCCCCCACGCAACATCCTCATGGCACTGCCGAGCAGCGAGACAAAGGAGGTATCTTCTCTCCCTGAAAACTCCAGGGTGGCAGATGTTAACAAACTGTCCCTTTCTGAGACACTTCTCCAGCGACTGCAGTACCAGGACACCAGCAG tgTTTCTGACGAACATCTTAAACTCATCCAAGATTACCTGCGAGTTCACATCATCAGTGACTTTGAGATGGTGCAGACAGGCTCAAGCAATCTTCCTCAGCTGAAGAAACTACTTACGCTTCTTTGCAAAGGACTCTTCAG TGAAGCCTCTAGGACTCTCCCATCTCTGGAATCCATCCAGAAGGTGtttgagcagcagctgcacccTGGTATCCATCAGCGCTCACAA ATGCTCGGTGAAGCTAGTCCAGTCAATATTGTATTGAAACTCAATCAGCTGATTGCTTTGCTGTCTTCCATTGAAGAAAAG GTGAAAACATTGTTGATTGAAGGTCCTGACTCAACACACCGGCGCTCCCTTATCCCCCCTGTCACTTTTGAG GTGAAAGCTGACTCCCTAGGaattttctccaaaatacatCTCAAGGTTGATGTGGAAATGGGAAAACTGATTATCAAGAGAGCTAAGGATGGTCCAGAAGACAAGTTTTACACCCACAAGAAAA TCTTGCAGCTTATCAAGTCCCAGAAGGTCCCTAACAAACTGGTGattgtgctggaaacagaaaaggaaaaaacgCAGCGGAAGGaatatgttttttctgattCCAAG AAGAGAGAAGGGTTCTGCCAACTTCTGCAGCAGATGAAGAATAAACACTCGGAGCAACCAGAGCCTGATATGATCACCATCTTCATTGGGACCTGGAATATGG GTGCTGCACCTCCCCCAAAGAAGATCACCTCCTGGTTTCTCTCCAAGGGGCAGGGGAAGACCCGTGATGACACTGCTGACTACATTCCTCATGACATCTATGTGATTGGCACCCAGGAGGATCCCCAAGGGGAGAAAGAATGGCTGGAGACCCTGAGACAATCCCTGCAGGAAATCACCAGTATCAGCTTCAAAGTG ATAGCAATCCATACTCTCTGGAACATCAGGATTGTTGTACTGGCCAAGCCAGAACATGAGAACCGCATCAGCCACATCTGCACAGACAACGTGAAGACAGGCATCGCAAACACGCTGG GTAATAAAGGAGCTGTGGGGGTGTCATTCATGTTTAATGGAACCTCCTTTGGGTTTGTTAACAGCCATTTGACTTCaggaagtgaaaagaaacacag ACGCAACCAGAACTACACGAACATCCTGCGCTTCCTGACGCTGGGAGATAAGAAACTGAGTCCGTTTAACATCACTCATCGCTTTACTCATCTTTTCTGGCTGGGAGACTTGAACTACCGTGTGGAACAGCCCCCGACG GAAGCAGAGAATATTATCCAGAAGatcaggcagcagcagtatCCGGAGCTGCTGGCTTTCGACCAGCTTCTCATAGAGAGAAAGGACCAAAAGGTGTTTCTGCAGTTCG aggaagaagagattACTTTTGCTCCGACCTACCGTTTTGAAAGAGGTACCCGGGAGAAGTATGCTTACACCAAGCAAAAAGCTACAGGG ATGAAGTACAATTTGCCATCCTGGTGTGATCGAGTGCTCTGGAAATCATACCCCATGGTGCACGTTGTGTGTCAGTCCTATG GCTGCACCACTGACATCATGACGAGTGACCACAGTCCTGTCTTTGCCACCTTTGAAGTGGGAGTCACCTCACAGTTTGTTTCAAAGAATG ACTCCAAGTACACGGATTCTCAAGGGGAGATAGAGTTCCTGCACTGCTATGCTACTCTGAAGACCAAGTCCCAGACCAAGTTCTACATTGAGTTTCACTCTAGCTGCTTAGAAA GTTTTGTAAAGAgccaggaaggagaaaatgaggATGGGAACGAAGGGGAACTTGTGGTAAAGTTCACTGATGCACTTCCAAAG CTGACTCCAATTATTTCAGACCCAGAATACCTACTGGATCAACACATCCTGATCAGCGTTAAGTCATCAGACAGTGATGAATCTTATG GGGAAGGCTGCATTGCCCTGCGAATAGAAGCAACAGAATCCTTAGTTCCTATCCATACTGTGCTGACACACCATGGTGAGAAAACAGGGGTCTTCCAAGGTGAAATCAAGTTACAAACATcacaaggaaaacagagagagaaactaTATG acTTTGTCAAGATTGAACGTGATGAAATCGCTGGGCAGAAACCAAAGAACATCAGCAACTCGGAGCCTAGCAAAGACTGGGATCAAACTAACAG AAAGTCAAAATCTACTCATCTGGTGGCTAAAGAGGCAGCAGCCATTGCTCGCTACTGGGGGAGTGCTTCCTCGTCTCCAGACAACCCAGGAAAGGAGGATATGTTACG CTCCACTCCCACAGACATCAGCAACCCCAACTACCTGGGGATGGCTGCTTTCTCTCAGCAaccctctgcagccagccagcttaAGCAGATACCGTCACCAGACCAGCCACCTTCTCCCTGGAGCTATGAGCAGCAGCCCAAAGAGGCTACGTCCATAATGGGACAGAGTCAGTCATCCTACACGTCACCCTCCTTGTCGCCTCTATCTCCAAAAACATCCCTCCAGCCTACAGTAAACAGAAGCATTTGTAGTCGGAGTCAAGAGTACCT GCCGCCTGAATTGGGGAAAACTACAGCAGAGCCTTTGCTTCAGGAGGAGGGACAGCAGAAGCCGGAGATGTTTGAGAACCCACTGTACGGCTCTATGGGCTCGAAGGGCAAGGTGGCATCAAAGAAAGAGCAGGACTACCCCAAGGCCTTGCGAAAAGAGCAGCTGCCGCCGCCACTACTTAATCAGAGCTGTCATCTCACAAAGTCACAGGAGCCCGAGAGCAGCAAGACCTCCGGCAAACAACCATCACCACCTTTCCTGGTCCCCACACAGCGATTTCGGTCCTATACCTGCTCCGgccaaactgaagaaaagaatacaGGTGAAAAGACTCAAGCCAAACCAAAGATGACTACATTGTCAGAAAACTCAGCACCGCTCAAAAAACTAGTCAAGCCACTGAGGTCTGAAGTCAGCCCAAGCATCCAGGGACAGCAGAACAAGCCGCCCCTTCCCTCGAAGAGCCGGGCAGTGCTGGACATGCAGAACCCCAAGGGCCGAGACTATCGGGACAGTTCAGAGCTGCCACACGCCGCGAAGCATCGGACGGAAGAGGGACCAGTTGGCAGGACAACTACACCGGTGCGTTACTTGTGGGAATAA
- the INPP5D gene encoding phosphatidylinositol 3,4,5-trisphosphate 5-phosphatase 1 isoform X2: MDQGWYHGNITRSRAEDLLSKVGKDGSFLVRASESIASAYALCVLFRNCVYTYRILPDKENKLIVQASEGVPVKYFENLEELIEFYKKENMGLVWHLKYPVPREEEEAADEPEEDADLVPTPPILPPRNILMALPSSETKEVSSLPENSRVADVNKLSLSETLLQRLQYQDTSSVSDEHLKLIQDYLRVHIISDFEMVQTGSSNLPQLKKLLTLLCKGLFSEASRTLPSLESIQKVFEQQLHPGIHQRSQMLGEASPVNIVLKLNQLIALLSSIEEKVKTLLIEGPDSTHRRSLIPPVTFEVKADSLGIFSKIHLKVDVEMGKLIIKRAKDGPEDKFYTHKKILQLIKSQKVPNKLVIVLETEKEKTQRKEYVFSDSKKREGFCQLLQQMKNKHSEQPEPDMITIFIGTWNMGAAPPPKKITSWFLSKGQGKTRDDTADYIPHDIYVIGTQEDPQGEKEWLETLRQSLQEITSISFKVIAIHTLWNIRIVVLAKPEHENRISHICTDNVKTGIANTLGNKGAVGVSFMFNGTSFGFVNSHLTSGSEKKHRRNQNYTNILRFLTLGDKKLSPFNITHRFTHLFWLGDLNYRVEQPPTEAENIIQKIRQQQYPELLAFDQLLIERKDQKVFLQFEEEEITFAPTYRFERGTREKYAYTKQKATGMKYNLPSWCDRVLWKSYPMVHVVCQSYGCTTDIMTSDHSPVFATFEVGVTSQFVSKNDSKYTDSQGEIEFLHCYATLKTKSQTKFYIEFHSSCLESFVKSQEGENEDGNEGELVVKFTDALPKLTPIISDPEYLLDQHILISVKSSDSDESYGEGCIALRIEATESLVPIHTVLTHHGEKTGVFQGEIKLQTSQGKQREKLYDFVKIERDEIAGQKPKNISNSEPSKDWDQTNRKSKSTHLVAKEAAAIARYWGSASSSPDNPGKEDMLRSSTPTDISNPNYLGMAAFSQQPSAASQLKQIPSPDQPPSPWSYEQQPKEATSIMGQSQSSYTSPSLSPLSPKTSLQPTVNRSICSRSQEYLPPELGKTTAEPLLQEEGQQKPEMFENPLYGSMGSKGKVASKKEQDYPKALRKEQLPPPLLNQSCHLTKSQEPESSKTSGKQPSPPFLVPTQRFRSYTCSGQTEEKNTGEKTQAKPKMTTLSENSAPLKKLVKPLRSEVSPSIQGQQNKPPLPSKSRAVLDMQNPKGRDYRDSSELPHAAKHRTEEGPVGRTTTP, encoded by the exons gcATCAGAGGGTGTTCCCGTGAAATATTTCGAGAACTTGGAGGAACTGATAGAATTTTACAAGAAGGAGAACATGGGTCTGGTATGGCACCTCAAATATCCAGTGCCACgggaagaggaggaggctgcagaTGAACCAGAGGAGGATGCTG aCCTGGTACCCACGCCTCCTATCCTGCCCCCACGCAACATCCTCATGGCACTGCCGAGCAGCGAGACAAAGGAGGTATCTTCTCTCCCTGAAAACTCCAGGGTGGCAGATGTTAACAAACTGTCCCTTTCTGAGACACTTCTCCAGCGACTGCAGTACCAGGACACCAGCAG tgTTTCTGACGAACATCTTAAACTCATCCAAGATTACCTGCGAGTTCACATCATCAGTGACTTTGAGATGGTGCAGACAGGCTCAAGCAATCTTCCTCAGCTGAAGAAACTACTTACGCTTCTTTGCAAAGGACTCTTCAG TGAAGCCTCTAGGACTCTCCCATCTCTGGAATCCATCCAGAAGGTGtttgagcagcagctgcacccTGGTATCCATCAGCGCTCACAA ATGCTCGGTGAAGCTAGTCCAGTCAATATTGTATTGAAACTCAATCAGCTGATTGCTTTGCTGTCTTCCATTGAAGAAAAG GTGAAAACATTGTTGATTGAAGGTCCTGACTCAACACACCGGCGCTCCCTTATCCCCCCTGTCACTTTTGAG GTGAAAGCTGACTCCCTAGGaattttctccaaaatacatCTCAAGGTTGATGTGGAAATGGGAAAACTGATTATCAAGAGAGCTAAGGATGGTCCAGAAGACAAGTTTTACACCCACAAGAAAA TCTTGCAGCTTATCAAGTCCCAGAAGGTCCCTAACAAACTGGTGattgtgctggaaacagaaaaggaaaaaacgCAGCGGAAGGaatatgttttttctgattCCAAG AAGAGAGAAGGGTTCTGCCAACTTCTGCAGCAGATGAAGAATAAACACTCGGAGCAACCAGAGCCTGATATGATCACCATCTTCATTGGGACCTGGAATATGG GTGCTGCACCTCCCCCAAAGAAGATCACCTCCTGGTTTCTCTCCAAGGGGCAGGGGAAGACCCGTGATGACACTGCTGACTACATTCCTCATGACATCTATGTGATTGGCACCCAGGAGGATCCCCAAGGGGAGAAAGAATGGCTGGAGACCCTGAGACAATCCCTGCAGGAAATCACCAGTATCAGCTTCAAAGTG ATAGCAATCCATACTCTCTGGAACATCAGGATTGTTGTACTGGCCAAGCCAGAACATGAGAACCGCATCAGCCACATCTGCACAGACAACGTGAAGACAGGCATCGCAAACACGCTGG GTAATAAAGGAGCTGTGGGGGTGTCATTCATGTTTAATGGAACCTCCTTTGGGTTTGTTAACAGCCATTTGACTTCaggaagtgaaaagaaacacag ACGCAACCAGAACTACACGAACATCCTGCGCTTCCTGACGCTGGGAGATAAGAAACTGAGTCCGTTTAACATCACTCATCGCTTTACTCATCTTTTCTGGCTGGGAGACTTGAACTACCGTGTGGAACAGCCCCCGACG GAAGCAGAGAATATTATCCAGAAGatcaggcagcagcagtatCCGGAGCTGCTGGCTTTCGACCAGCTTCTCATAGAGAGAAAGGACCAAAAGGTGTTTCTGCAGTTCG aggaagaagagattACTTTTGCTCCGACCTACCGTTTTGAAAGAGGTACCCGGGAGAAGTATGCTTACACCAAGCAAAAAGCTACAGGG ATGAAGTACAATTTGCCATCCTGGTGTGATCGAGTGCTCTGGAAATCATACCCCATGGTGCACGTTGTGTGTCAGTCCTATG GCTGCACCACTGACATCATGACGAGTGACCACAGTCCTGTCTTTGCCACCTTTGAAGTGGGAGTCACCTCACAGTTTGTTTCAAAGAATG ACTCCAAGTACACGGATTCTCAAGGGGAGATAGAGTTCCTGCACTGCTATGCTACTCTGAAGACCAAGTCCCAGACCAAGTTCTACATTGAGTTTCACTCTAGCTGCTTAGAAA GTTTTGTAAAGAgccaggaaggagaaaatgaggATGGGAACGAAGGGGAACTTGTGGTAAAGTTCACTGATGCACTTCCAAAG CTGACTCCAATTATTTCAGACCCAGAATACCTACTGGATCAACACATCCTGATCAGCGTTAAGTCATCAGACAGTGATGAATCTTATG GGGAAGGCTGCATTGCCCTGCGAATAGAAGCAACAGAATCCTTAGTTCCTATCCATACTGTGCTGACACACCATGGTGAGAAAACAGGGGTCTTCCAAGGTGAAATCAAGTTACAAACATcacaaggaaaacagagagagaaactaTATG acTTTGTCAAGATTGAACGTGATGAAATCGCTGGGCAGAAACCAAAGAACATCAGCAACTCGGAGCCTAGCAAAGACTGGGATCAAACTAACAG AAAGTCAAAATCTACTCATCTGGTGGCTAAAGAGGCAGCAGCCATTGCTCGCTACTGGGGGAGTGCTTCCTCGTCTCCAGACAACCCAGGAAAGGAGGATATGTTACG cagCTCCACTCCCACAGACATCAGCAACCCCAACTACCTGGGGATGGCTGCTTTCTCTCAGCAaccctctgcagccagccagcttaAGCAGATACCGTCACCAGACCAGCCACCTTCTCCCTGGAGCTATGAGCAGCAGCCCAAAGAGGCTACGTCCATAATGGGACAGAGTCAGTCATCCTACACGTCACCCTCCTTGTCGCCTCTATCTCCAAAAACATCCCTCCAGCCTACAGTAAACAGAAGCATTTGTAGTCGGAGTCAAGAGTACCT GCCGCCTGAATTGGGGAAAACTACAGCAGAGCCTTTGCTTCAGGAGGAGGGACAGCAGAAGCCGGAGATGTTTGAGAACCCACTGTACGGCTCTATGGGCTCGAAGGGCAAGGTGGCATCAAAGAAAGAGCAGGACTACCCCAAGGCCTTGCGAAAAGAGCAGCTGCCGCCGCCACTACTTAATCAGAGCTGTCATCTCACAAAGTCACAGGAGCCCGAGAGCAGCAAGACCTCCGGCAAACAACCATCACCACCTTTCCTGGTCCCCACACAGCGATTTCGGTCCTATACCTGCTCCGgccaaactgaagaaaagaatacaGGTGAAAAGACTCAAGCCAAACCAAAGATGACTACATTGTCAGAAAACTCAGCACCGCTCAAAAAACTAGTCAAGCCACTGAGGTCTGAAGTCAGCCCAAGCATCCAGGGACAGCAGAACAAGCCGCCCCTTCCCTCGAAGAGCCGGGCAGTGCTGGACATGCAGAACCCCAAGGGCCGAGACTATCGGGACAGTTCAGAGCTGCCACACGCCGCGAAGCATCGGACGGAAGAGGGACCAGTTGGCAGGACAACTACACCG TGA